DNA sequence from the Vibrio ishigakensis genome:
CTCATTTGATTAGCCCGAGTTCACTGGCAATAAGTCCCGCAACGACACCAGAGCTCATTAAATTGTGGCAAGGTTTCAATCTGCCACTTTTATTGAGTGTCATTACTACTGTGCTGGGCATCGTTTTATATCTAGCAATGACGGCATTCAGCAAGAGATTTGAAGCAATCTCTTTTCCAGATGCCAATAAGGCGTTTGACGCGCTGCTTGAGGGCATGCTTGCGATAGCCAAGTGGCAAACTCGATTGTTGCAACAAAAGCGTCTCAGTCTCTATGTGCTCGGTTTCTTTAGCGTGTTGGCAGTATTGCTGCTTAGCCAGCCTCTATCCGTTTACAACCATCTGTCTCTTGGTCTCAAGCAGGTTGCTTTGTATGAATTTGGTTTAGCGGCAATCTTAATTGGTGCTGCACTTTTGTGTGCTATTTCCACCTATAGATTACTTTCAGTAGCCGCTCTTGGTGTAGTGGGCTTTATGACAACCTTGGTGTTTATGCTCTACAGCGCCCCAGACGTCGCCAAAACCTTGCTCTTGGTGGAAACCCTGATGGTTATCTTTGTGGTATTAGTGTTGAAGCACATGCCAACACTTGGCTCAGTTCCAAAACATAGCCTTGGTAGGCGCGCATTTCATATGGTCGTGGCTGGGGTAATAGGTTTTTCCGTCACCGCTATCCTAATCACCATAACGTCAACTCCGCTGGATACAGAACTTGCTGACTTCTTTACCCAGAATAGTGTGCCCGGCGGTCATGGCCGAAACGTGGTGAACGTCATCTTGGTGGACTTTCGAGCCATAGACACCTTAGGAGAAGTGATAGTTGTAGTGATTGCCGGCCTGTCTGCCGTCAGTTTGCTTAAAACTAAGAAGCAAAGGCCGAGCCGTATTCACTCGCTGATCTTTGCTACCACTTCTCATATCGTTGCGGCGCTCATGCTGGTCTTCTCTTTCTATCTACTTCTCAGAGGGCACAATGCACCCGGTGGCGGGTTTATTGGAGCCTTGATTGCAGTGATTGGTCTCTCTCTACTGATGTTTGCCGAATCTCCTCGATATGTGCGAAATAGGATAAATCATGCCCCGTTTAGTATTGCCATGTTTGGTGTTCTGCTCAGCCTTACTGCAGGTGCATTAGCCCTTTTGTTTAATCTGCCTTTCTTAACTGGACTTTGGTGGAAAGACATTCTGCCGCTAGGGACACCTTTGCTCTTTGATGTGGGGATTTACCTTGCGATTATCGGCGGGGTAATGGGGATGCTGCTTCATTTGAATGAGGGGTTGGACTGATGGAAGTGTTATGGAGTTTGGTGGTCGGTGTGTTCGTAGCTATTGGTGTCTACCTGATGCTAGAAAGGCATGTGCTTCGATTGCTTTATGGCCTGATCTTAATCAGCAGTGCAATCAATCTCGCTATTTTCACTGCTGGGCGACTAACCCCGGGTAATCCACCTCTGATTGAATTGGGAAGCTCTTTGCCCGCAGAAGGCGCGGCGAACCCCTTGCCACAGGCCTTGATACTCACTGCAATAGTGATTGGTTTTGGCCTGTTGATATTCGCACTCATGCTTCTGTATCGGGCCAATGTAGAAACCGGCTCTGCGGATGTTGATGAGATGAAAGCGTCTGAGGAGGATAAATGACCTCAGTGCTTCTCACCCTACCTGTCGTTGTTTCACTTGGCATAGCTGTGCTGGCGTTCTTTCTACGTCGCAAGGCTAGGGCAGTGGAATGGGTGAGTGTTGGTGGGGCTGTCGTTTTATTTGGAGTGGCTGGGCTTTTGCTCTCGGATATTTCAG
Encoded proteins:
- a CDS encoding Na+/H+ antiporter subunit C, yielding MEVLWSLVVGVFVAIGVYLMLERHVLRLLYGLILISSAINLAIFTAGRLTPGNPPLIELGSSLPAEGAANPLPQALILTAIVIGFGLLIFALMLLYRANVETGSADVDEMKASEEDK
- the mbhE gene encoding hydrogen gas-evolving membrane-bound hydrogenase subunit E; translated protein: MFLWLEYQPQGSRWTYDWVPSLGINLSFNLDGLSFLFAALISGVGVLIQTYAWSYMKGTKSRFSFHLYLTLFMLAMLGVVLSDNILLLFVFWELTTITSYLLIGFNHENPKSRKNALQSLIVTGSGGLALLAGLIILGHMAQSYELSEIVERASGFQDHSLFMPSLVLILLGAFTKSAQFPFHFWLPNAMAAPTPVSAYLHSATMVKAGIYLLARVSPIYSGTEVWVVTLMLFGGVTALWCALVALKQTDLKLMLAYSTNVALGKLTLLLGVGTELAIAAAMLFIVAHSFYKASLFMVVGNIDKATGTRDIRILGGLKSLLILSLVAAGIAALSKSGVPPMMGFISKEYMYKAGLESGLWIAILLLLVNAIMVALALALVIKPFLQKPAESVVSKPVERDIGLWVPPILLAFASLLLPQYGLNWVNTHLISPSSLAISPATTPELIKLWQGFNLPLLLSVITTVLGIVLYLAMTAFSKRFEAISFPDANKAFDALLEGMLAIAKWQTRLLQQKRLSLYVLGFFSVLAVLLLSQPLSVYNHLSLGLKQVALYEFGLAAILIGAALLCAISTYRLLSVAALGVVGFMTTLVFMLYSAPDVAKTLLLVETLMVIFVVLVLKHMPTLGSVPKHSLGRRAFHMVVAGVIGFSVTAILITITSTPLDTELADFFTQNSVPGGHGRNVVNVILVDFRAIDTLGEVIVVVIAGLSAVSLLKTKKQRPSRIHSLIFATTSHIVAALMLVFSFYLLLRGHNAPGGGFIGALIAVIGLSLLMFAESPRYVRNRINHAPFSIAMFGVLLSLTAGALALLFNLPFLTGLWWKDILPLGTPLLFDVGIYLAIIGGVMGMLLHLNEGLD